TCATTAAATTACCCTTTCAATTCAAAAGTTTACTGCACTACCGGAATGAAAATTAGTCACTTTGAAATGCAAAATACACTCAATACTGATTTCATTACtttgttttgaataaaaaaaatgtatggcCATTATCAATAATATTGCTATCTGAATTTAGGAGGAGGATATGCGatgtttttttacattttaggtGTACTATATTGATCGCCTTACTTGTACATTTGGCGTTGTCCATTGTACACCCATTTCAGGCTTTTAAAAGGGCAGTTCTGGTCACAACCATCTCCATGTTTTCCGTCAATACATTctgaattaaaaagaaaaaaaatcttcccAATATAGTTTAATCTTCTCATTGTATGGAACGTTCTTGAGCATTTGCATTATATGCAAACGTTGCTATTCATTTGGTATGATCTCCAGATAAAGATATATTCGTTTccttgatatttgtttttatatttgatagGCTTCCGATGTTTTCCAGCCATCTCATTGTCCTAAGACACAGTCACATGACATATCGTTTTGATGTTTcccatttattaaaacaaaatcgaGTCGATAAttcctattgtgacgtcactccaaAGTAATTTtgcgattgtgacgtcataatactccCCGCCTCGAGCCAGCCAGTTGCCATTTGTACTCTTTAGTTTTAGCACACAACCGGTCCTTACAGTTCACAAAACAGTCCTGTTCACATACAGCTCTGTTCACATGTGTTGCCGAACTTGCCTGCAAcgcattctgaaaaaaatagacAACATAGATATCAAAATCGGTTCTAGAGTATGGTGAATCAGCTGTGTATGGCTGACTTATTGCAATAATCACTGGCTGGTGAGTTCAGAGTTCATAGAGGTCAGGAGCTTTATTCATGCCATGAATTTGATTATTTGCAAAAATTAGTAAGATACTAAAAAGGCTTCAAATAATGCGAACATGATAGTATGATGCACCGATATTATAAAGGTCAGATCCCTTAATTCTACAAGCAAACTGCGCATGTATCACTGGAAACGCTTTTTAGTTTGTATGCTACACAGACGTTTAGATTAGTCGTTGCAAACAGTTTTTACTTATATTGTCTTTGCAAATATTGTTGTctataaacaatatcacaggtCCTAATTTGTGTATCTAACCTGTACAGTATCCGGTGATCTTGGCGCATAGTCTATCTTTACAGTTTATAGAACAGTCCTGGTCACACGAACTGCCGTACGCGCCGACAACACAGTCTTGAGAAAGAAAGCAACGCACACTAAATTAATCCGATAACGTTTAGGACTTTTTCGTGTCATATACATGTCAATGTAGTAAAAATTCAGTGTTAAAGATATCAAGATGGAGTGTTTGAAAGCGATAAATAATATTCAGAGCAAAGGGTACggtagttttaatattttatatgacaACGTACCTATACAGTCCCCGCCGTCCATGGACACACAAAGTGTCCTTGCAGTTTATAGAACAGTCCTGGTTGCATGTATTGCCGAATTTACCAGAAAGACATTCTAAAATGCATAAGTATCAAAGAAGAATCATCATAAAAgtaaattatatcaaaaataaaaaaaaacataaaaatattgatcTATATTATTTGAACATATGTTTTAACAAACAAGAGTAGCAATTTACCAGGCATAACTGACACCTATCGTACATTCACAAATATTTCGAAATGAAAACATAGTTTAGACCGAAATAATCAGTGTTAATCAGTTGAATATTTAAACCGTTTTATGAAATCAAAGCAATGAGTAACTTGGAATATCAATCCTGGCATGTAATGCTACGTTGCTATGTTAACAATGAGGCTGAATATTATGTGATTTTTAAGCTGACATACCGTTACAGAATCCGGTATCTATGTAGCACACATTGTCTTTACAGCCAGCCGGACAGTTATTAGAGCAGTTAACACCATACCTCCCAACGATACAATCTGAAAATCACATTGCGAATTTCGTTGTTATATGCAAAGAAGTCGGTATGGtaatgacaaataaaaaaaaaaagtattggaAGTAAATTGTATGATCTATCTAAGTGACACTGGGTTTAAATCAGAGAAGCAATACATTCCTAGCAACTTTGcctgtaattaattatattggATGTAATGTACAGACAAAcataaattatctccctttcacaatttagaaaaaaagacaaacaaacaatgtatgAAATATGCGTTCCACTCCCTTTTGAACAGGGCTGATTATTAAACTAATTATATTTCGCTTATGAAGATTCAAATACTCTCAAACAATTTGTTTGGTTAAACCTTGTCGATATACAATATTGCTAATATGGAAATGGTAACCCATAAGAATTATCATTTAACAGTTTAATGAAGATAAATCGACATCATAAATCGACATCACTTACCACCGCAGTACCCCGTGTTTCCGTCACACAATCTGTCTTTACAGTTTACGGAACAGTCAACATCACAAGTATCGCCGTACTTTCCGTCAACGCACCCTGTTAGCAttattaattatgattttaagTTGGTTTTGGTAGTGCTATTTTCTAAAAGGTTAGGTTGTTAAATAACTTTCTTTGTCGAATTTACCTACAGtgttcaattaaaaaaaaattatcattctcTATGGAATCAATCCAAAGTCttgttatcaaataaaatattatgcaTAAACTCAAAGTAGGGAGGCTTGAAACTCAGATTGTTGTTCTTGGCCGCTTTTCAGCATTTGATAGAtgttattgggtttttttttgcaagGGAAGAGGAACGATTTATTGACCTATCCTGAGTACCATTTCGTCAACATGTGTTGGTAATTAGCTGATTTGTGTTAGTATTATTtgatttaacatttaacataacTTGGGGTTTTCACTTTTGTTGCAGTGAGTGGCGATGTTATTTCCGTGCATTGACAATATTATTACATTACAAATAAGTATGTTGACTCTAAATAGAACAGTTACAGTACTTCTATTTTACAAATGTTAACCATGAATATAGATGTTTATATTACACCGTTCATCCTCGGAATATACTCGAAACTTTTCGAAATTACGTAGTCGTAAGCACTTCTAAGATATCGAGGTAAAGGGTAGGTATTTCAGGATACCTCGATACAAAAAAAGATAAGTCTTTTATTTAGAGCtgtcattgatatattttttgaaTCGATATATCGAACGGAAAATATGTATCACGAAATATAAAGTAAAACTGGTAGTGTTAACAATTATCCACCATCCCATATGTATCATATAAACagtttgtaataaaaaacaaactatTCGGTTATCAAGTACATTTTTGGTTAATGTATCGATTTAGGAAAATTTGAATCGATATTGTATGGGAACAAAATCGCCAATATATCTATATCGTTTAACGATGACAGTGCTActtttatttccattataaGGGGAAATCTTTAGTCGTTCATTTCCAATAAAAGATGAAAACGTTACTTACCATAGCAGTAGCCAGTGTCCTTGGCACATCCTGTACCTTTACAGTTGATGGAGCAGTCCTGCGAGCAGGTGGCAccaaatttaccaggaacacATTCTTACAGATAACAACAATTACAGGATATATATGAACATGTAAGGTCGCATTAGcataaaatgaatgaaatagaaaggaataaaaacaatttaaaacgTGGCAATctaaaatcagaaatattttgacattttcatttATGATAAAGACTTCCCTGTTGAAATGTGACCTCACTTATCATCCATACGAGCATATAGAATCATAAATAATTGAAGTGATTTTGCATTATCACGTTAATTTGTGTACATAAACGATAAAAAAGTAACACAGATGACGCCATGAAAACtatcatttgtattttatatttaaaaaagtaCGCCTTTTGTGTTATTAGAATAGTTCAGCATATTCTGTTCCTATTAGTAAGGCtgttaaaatattaatgttCACGATCACGAGTATGGCCAAACATAGTAGATGTTTTGTTTATTGGAATGTTCTGGTCAATAAATAAATACGACATTACCACGATGACATGAACAAAAAATCGAATCAAATCAATTCAAAAAAGCCGTGTTTCAAATGTTAACGTCATGGGCTgggctatacatgtatatttacagttttcactgacatggactcaataaccatgcttctagtattatcattatcagtgtataatgattgcacaacacgtgcggcgatcCTGTTGTTACGTGAATAGCCAATGGCGTAGAAATGCGGCGGGAAACGCCGgagttacataatttacacgtgctcaattgtcattataccctcataacctcaacaaaatgaaaatgtttttttatgggATTTTCTTGAAAATATCGATAAAGATTGGTGTGGAATACAACAGCTGTCACTTTAAATCCTTAAAATTAATGCCCTATCTCACAAAACCACATGATTTTGCGGGCTCTATCAGAGTTTCACACATGACGTCGAATTTACTGGAGGGGAAATCATTCAGCAACACGTAAGTTAACATACTAAAATGATACCGAAACTTATATAAACTGTATGTAAGAACATTTAGTTTTAACAAACTAAGATTTGCTACATGTTATCAAGTATActataattacattattaataattattacagcatTTATATACTGCACCATTATCTGATATCACGTCGTATTTACCAGGAGTGCATTCTAGAAAAGAGCAATtaggttttgttttatttttaattatatttttgaaggTCACATATATACGACTACTGTGACTGTTGCACATGGTAATAtcctgtatataatacatgcaAATTTTATGACGAAGTACACAGTCAAAAATTAAAGAAACTAGGATGTTATAAGATATTAGTAACATCGATAGTAAAAGAATATTAACGCTCATCGCACCTTGGATTCAGTTCaatagaaacaaaatgaaaaatcaaattGCTTTTGACGATGTCTTTGGCGTTATCTTggacatacaaaataatgtttctTTAAGATTATCTGTCCTTCCTTAAACTGTTTACACATTTTCGGCTTCAGAACCTGAGAAACGTGCTTTCACAGCTAGTGGTAATGATGATCGAAAAAAAATTCATCACATTTCTAGGGTCATGTATGAAACATTTTAGGGGAGTTGCATCTCTATCACAATGGTGTGAATAAGGAAATTCAGAATATGTTTCCTGGTGGCGGCCGTTGCAGCAATCTGGGATTTCGGCTCGACTCAAAAACTTTTAACTTTTGGTTAGGACCATGTTAGGATTATTTTAGAAAAGTTCCGACACAAATCTGTACAAGGAAAAATGTGACGAACTTTAAATTGTGAAAACTTTATAGACGGCTGGCATGCAACGGGCGACAATGGCTATAAAATGTAGGACATCGATATACGGTGATATATCGTCATCGAGCATCAGTAATACATTCctgtataacaaatataacGTTATGGCATTTCAACATTACGTACCAGCACACAGTGTCCCGTGTTTCCGTCACATAGCCTATCCTTACAGTTTACGGAACAGTTTCGTGTCACAATATATTGCCGTACTTTCCGTCAACACATCATGTTACCAACGAGTATTCATACTCCTGTGGTCTGCGATATATATCTTCGTGAAAACATTTCTTATTCTAACGATCTAAATTATTTGCCTGAACCTCTGGAATCGAAGGCGGTGAACCTTCACTACCATTTTGTTGggttttatttaaatcaatttatcTCGGTAAGGATTAAAAACACCGATAAAGATAAAGTAGAATTTCTAAAAGAAATATTAGTATATTTCATGACAAAGGAAAATGAACACCAGCAATcaatacatataattatgttgtgaTCAATGCTCATTTCAACACAATTTCTATGTCAAAAAGTGTGGTATTAAGATCCATTGATATTAGAGGACTTAAATTGTATATTGAAATGTGTGTAGAAACTTAAGTTATTTACCAGAATAGAATACGCATCAGCCCCAATTTTTAAATAACTTaagaaaaatcaaataaattgagTTAAGGGGGtcacaattttaaacaaaacgaAGTCAGTCGACATTGCACACAGAGAGAAAACTACGAGACCAGTCTAGTCTCCCCGAACAACTACGAGAAAGGGTAGTAGATTTTTCGACCTTTGTGTGGCAAAAAAAGTCTTTAGTGTGAAAACCGCTGTATCAATACCGCGGTCTTTTACAAATTGCGATGTTACAAACCTAAACAATTTCCAGTGCCTGTGTCGCACAGACCGTTCATGCAGTCCAATGAGCAGGTATTCTCACAAAAGACTCCGAATGTACCAACAGCACAATCTACAAATTACACGGAAGTTATGGTTAATTCTGTATCTAAACTTAGATTtagttattaatatataaagataGTGGAAGTTACACACGGATATACAGTTTAACTTCTAAAATGTATGACATGCtataaataacatttgtttaaaatatttatttttatgtatctgcattttctttcatttaacatgaatagatattttcaatacaaaatCCATTTGGGATTGGcaatacatattttgatttccATAAAAACGTGCATGCTTGATATTAAAGATTGTTTCATAACCTCATTCTAACATCACAACAAATGGTGACTGATAAAGGCATGTGAGATAGCTCAATCTTAAAATAACGAAATTATTCACAATTATCCGTTACAGATTTATTTGTGaaatacacattgtatataacatttcGTCAATCTTTTAACTTCATGTCAATATAACATTATTCTCTTTTAATTCCATTGAATCGGTGAATCAGCTAGATTCGGTTCtagaatatttgaaaataataacgATGCTTTGACACTATTTAACAttattcagaaaaaataatttagtaGAAAAGTAGGCTTAACTGATATGATTTTCCAAATTTATTATGTTTTGCATTAGCACAAATATAGAATTTTgttatataacaaatacaatttcaaaaatatatacagtatatatatttacctgtgtattTGTGAGAAAAAAATGCTTTATCTATACCACACTAGGTACTTACAAAAACATGAACCTATTTTAGGATTACAGTTCCCCCCGTAACAGGTCGCCGGACATATTTGACTACAGTCACCGTCACCATACTTCCCAGCTGGACAGCCTGGaaccatatataattcattatcagaaaaaaaacgaTCAAATCAAATCAGTGTAAACGTCCAATGAATATAAAGGGTTGATCGTCCAGGGACACTTCTTCCATGCCTTTAGcgtcatttttatttcaatacgTATCTTGGACGTTTACGTTTATACCATATATGAACACAATACAAGATTCTATATGAAAATACAGCTAAactataatattttaatattgattcCATCAACAGAAACGTATAGGAGTGGACTATTCGAAAACAATAAACCTGTGCTAGCTGCAATTTAAATATGATTCACTGCATTGATACATCGAGCATACCATTCATATTATAGGGCCATTTTCGAACAAAGCATCGggcttttttttctttccatgatcttaacattatatatactataatagATCTGTTAGCCAGAAATCGAATGTTgcaaaatgtacattatttttaaacataatgTAAACAAGTGAACTCAAGATATGTATATTAGCTTTAAAAGATAAGCAAATGAAACGTGCGATAGAAATTACAGAATAAATGCACTTACCATACACTAGAACCTCACAAAGCTCTAATACAGCGTAATCATTATACCAGCTGTACCGTTTGGGGGTGTTTCTGTAGTTGTACACGGTCACATACCGACCTACATACGGGCACTGGTGTATTATATTCAACTGTACAGCTGCCTCAGTAGTACTAGTGTCCTGGTAACAGAGGATACCGTCTCTTGGTGTCACAGTTGTGTTTGATACATAAAGCTCATAGCCTGCCAATCTGAGCTGATAACTGtctgaaatcaaaacatgtGAATACTATTAAGGATACTTCCATTAGGGGTATACGTATACGCATACAGATATGTATTGGAATGGGAGCGACCCTTCTTCTTAAAATTTCTCACATTTTCTGTTTTGGCgttttgaatattgtttttaaaataaacacataCTACCGTAATTTGCATGATACAACTAGAATACTCTTTTGCGTGTCAATAAACATATCATTATCTCTGGTAGACTACCATCTCAATCGAATACGCACGATTATTGCGTGACTGCAGTGTATATTGGACCGGTGTCACAGTGGCTGCATTCGCCTGGCAACTCTCGAGTTCGAGtgaatttatttaaagaaatgtCAAACTCTCTGGCAGTCGAATGCTTTGCTCCCAGAGTAAGGCAGTTTTCGTTTATACAGTTTGACTTGTTGGACCTCTAGTTGTTAGTTTGTGAATTAAAGACGGATCTGacgattttttattatttcaaatcaatCTTTACAAAGATCTCATAAGcttgtatcaaaaactgcaggtcagTCAGGATTAATACTTAAAATAATAACTTAAACAAACTGCCGAATCGGTTgttcaaaaaaatgaaaacggcCAGCCTCGTTCTGCAATTTTATCTCTGATCAAACTCTCCAAATACGATGGTGCTGAAAACGACCTTCACCGTATAAAATCTATTTTAGCATACTCGAGTAAGAACCCTGTGCGATCGACTGCCCGCGTAATAACTTTGTCGACCCGAGAATTGCCAGTCGAAGGCAGCCAATTGAACTGTATGATACCTGAAAACGGTTAGGATTATACGGTTAACTTTATATTGTTTCATTGTATAGTGGCTGATTGATATCATGAGATGGAAATGGGAGAgagttatataacatataaatatacgTAAAATAGAAGAAATGGAATGTCTTTATGAAtaatgcccccccccccccccccccctttcaaTACGTATTCTTATACATATGAGTATACGTGTACCGTAAGAAAACGATACTACAGAATTTAAGTGGCTTGGGCATATAAAGTCACTCCTTAATGACACAGGTTTTAACAATTTATAggcatttcaaaatacatgtacgatGAATAGAGCTTTGTTTAAAAACTTGCTAAAACGACATTTATGTgatcaatatatttaaaattggtATTCTAATCTTGAAACATCGTCTCGCAGATAATTATACTCAACCTTTAAAAAGCAGTTCAAACTTGAACCATATTTAGTAAAGCTTGATTTCAAAGAACGTGTTATTATTAGTAAATTTAGAACCTCGAATTTAAAATTTCCTATTGAAACTGGTAGATGGGCTGATATACCACGTGCTAACCGTATTTGTTTACTATGTAATAACGGTATTGGAGATGAATATCACTACTTATTTCAATGTAGTAATGCAAGTGTAACTAATAATAGACACAAATATATTCCACAATACTATTATACAAATCCAAGTTTATTAAAAATGGGAGGCATGTTTGAAATCTGTAATCGAACTCTATTAACGAGAGTGAgttattttcttaaacaaataaaacagttATGCATTTTAAATTGATCAAAAAGTACAGTGTACTTGTTACATACACCTGCATTTATATTACTTGTATGTTATTACTTCTTAATATGCTGTGATATAGctgattatatatgttatacgaTATAGCAtcgaatatacaattgtataactactacatgtatatgttcaatctATTTATACTCTGTACACAGTATTAAGCGTTCAAGTTCTATTAAAGCTAAAAGTATGAACttaagtaaaa
This portion of the Argopecten irradians isolate NY chromosome 6, Ai_NY, whole genome shotgun sequence genome encodes:
- the LOC138325030 gene encoding cell death abnormality protein 1-like isoform X2, with the protein product MARCTYIESCYSILLIIAPHLATVRSEGNIALSKTATQSTNRSSNEWLASAAVDGCQNIDMFSGCCGHTQAGLKTAWWRVDLGQISTIDSIHIIYRDSYQLRLAGYELYVSNTTVTPRDGILCYQDTSTTEAAVQLNIIHQCPYVGRYVTVYNYRNTPKRYSWYNDYAVLELCEVLVYGCPAGKYGDGDCSQICPATCYGGNCNPKIGSCFYCAVGTFGVFCENTCSLDCMNGLCDTGTGNCLECVPGKFGATCSQDCSINCKGTGCAKDTGYCYGCVDGKYGDTCDVDCSVNCKDRLCDGNTGYCGDCIVGRYGVNCSNNCPAGCKDNVCYIDTGFCNECLSGKFGNTCNQDCSINCKDTLCVHGRRGLYRMY
- the LOC138325030 gene encoding cell death abnormality protein 1-like isoform X1; this translates as MARCTYIESCYSILLIIAPHLATVRSEGNIALSKTATQSTNRSSNEWLASAAVDGCQNIDMFSGCCGHTQAGLKTAWWRVDLGQISTIDSIHIIYRDSYQLRLAGYELYVSNTTVTPRDGILCYQDTSTTEAAVQLNIIHQCPYVGRYVTVYNYRNTPKRYSWYNDYAVLELCEVLVYGCPAGKYGDGDCSQICPATCYGGNCNPKIGSCFYCAVGTFGVFCENTCSLDCMNGLCDTGTGNCLECVPGKFGATCSQDCSINCKGTGCAKDTGYCYGCVDGKYGDTCDVDCSVNCKDRLCDGNTGYCGDCIVGRYGVNCSNNCPAGCKDNVCYIDTGFCNECLSGKFGNTCNQDCSINCKDTLCVHGRRGLYRMRCRQVRQHM
- the LOC138325030 gene encoding cell death abnormality protein 1-like isoform X3 codes for the protein MFSGCCGHTQAGLKTAWWRVDLGQISTIDSIHIIYRDSYQLRLAGYELYVSNTTVTPRDGILCYQDTSTTEAAVQLNIIHQCPYVGRYVTVYNYRNTPKRYSWYNDYAVLELCEVLVYGCPAGKYGDGDCSQICPATCYGGNCNPKIGSCFYCAVGTFGVFCENTCSLDCMNGLCDTGTGNCLECVPGKFGATCSQDCSINCKGTGCAKDTGYCYGCVDGKYGDTCDVDCSVNCKDRLCDGNTGYCGDCIVGRYGVNCSNNCPAGCKDNVCYIDTGFCNECLSGKFGNTCNQDCSINCKDTLCVHGRRGLYRLCCRRVRQFV